AGTTCAGCGAACATCCCCGCAACCTGTCCGACGAGATGCTCGCGGCGCTCGCCAAGAACGGCGGCGTCGTTCACATCAACTACTACAACCCTTACCTCGACGAGGACTACCGCCTTCGAAGCACGGAAGCCCGAGATCTGGACGACAGGGCAGCGGCCGTCGCCGCCGACAATGCCGACGATCCCAAGCGCCTCGCCGTCGAGATTCGCAAAGTGAATGCCGAGCGCATCGCGAGATTCGGCCGGGTTTCCTTCGACCGCCTTCTCGATCACTTCGATCACGCGGTCCGTGTGGCGGGGATCGACCATGTCGGCCTGGGCTCGGATTTCGACGGGGTCGGCGACCTGCTTCCCGAGGGCATGGAGGACGTTTCCAAGATTCCGAACCTCGTGCGAGGGCTGATGGAGCGGGGATACTCGGACGAGGACATCGAGAAGGTGCTCGGGCAGAATACGCTTCGGGCCATGCGGGAAGTGGAAGCCACTGCCCGAGCCAAACAACGATGAACCTTCCGAGTTGGGACTGCGGAGAGGGGTATGGTGTTGCGCGCGACGCAGGAAGCACCCACCAACGAAGAAATTGCGCAGATCCTCGACCTGGTGGCCGAGTTTCTGGAGGCGCAGGACGCCAACCGATTTCGGGTCGCGGCCTATCGCCGAGCGGGGGAGACGCTTCGCACGCTCGAGTCCAGGGCGCTCGACATCCTGGAAACGAGCGGTCTCGCTGGCCTGGCCAGTCTTCCGGGAATTGGCGAGAGCCTCGCCCGCGCGATTGCCGAGGTCCTGGAGACCGGTGGGCTGCAGTTCCTCGAACGCCTTCGTGGCCAAGCGACACCCGAGGTGCTCTTCGCCACGGTGCCCGGCATCGGTCCGCGCCTGGCGGCGCAGATCCACGAGGAGCTCGGAATCGAGACGCTCGAAGAGCTGGAGTCTGCCGCTCACGACGGGAGGCTGGCACGGGTTCGAGGTTTCGGACCGAGACGATTGCGGGCGATTGCGGAATCTCTGGCAGGCCGGCTGGGGCGCCGTACGTGGCGTTCGACTCGCGAGGCGAAATCGCCGCCCCCAGTTGCCGAGCTGCTCGAGGTCGATCGCGTCTATCGAGACAAGGCTTCCGCGGGTACGCTGAGGCGCATCGCTCCCAGGCGCTTCAACCCGGAGCGGAAGCCGTGGCTTCCCATCCTTCACACCGCTCACGGGGACCGGCATTACACCGCCCTTTTCTCCAACACCGCCCGTGCGCACGAACTGGGGAAGACGGACGACTGGGTCGTGCTTTACCTGGACGATGGACAATCGGAGCGCCAGTCCACGGTCGTGACCGAGACCCGGGGACCCCTCGCGGGCCGTCGGGTGGTTCGTGGCCGGGAGGAAGAGTGTCGGGAGTATTACGATGCTCACCCGACCGGGCCTG
This genomic interval from Vicinamibacteria bacterium contains the following:
- a CDS encoding helix-hairpin-helix domain-containing protein, whose protein sequence is MVLRATQEAPTNEEIAQILDLVAEFLEAQDANRFRVAAYRRAGETLRTLESRALDILETSGLAGLASLPGIGESLARAIAEVLETGGLQFLERLRGQATPEVLFATVPGIGPRLAAQIHEELGIETLEELESAAHDGRLARVRGFGPRRLRAIAESLAGRLGRRTWRSTREAKSPPPVAELLEVDRVYRDKASAGTLRRIAPRRFNPERKPWLPILHTAHGDRHYTALFSNTARAHELGKTDDWVVLYLDDGQSERQSTVVTETRGPLAGRRVVRGREEECREYYDAHPTGPGPPPQDS